A window of Pseudodesulfovibrio hydrargyri contains these coding sequences:
- a CDS encoding molybdopterin-containing oxidoreductase family protein produces the protein MEVRRSYCGLCHPRCGTLLHIEGGKVVKITGDPDHPISRGVLCERGRLMLDHIYHPDRLNHPLKRVGERGEGRWERISWEQALDEVAEKLAKLRDQHGPETLAFTHGTKRTYHWDCRRFFNLFGSPNTCGVNTICMCPSYATEYATYGGMVMGSEIPGAKCVVLWGHNSSKSYPTFTYPMINGAQKHGAKLIVVDPRRIKEAEKADLWLQIRPGTDMAMMMGWMRHIIAEELYDKDFVANYTIGFDELKEAVEAYTPEKVEEITSVPASLMVQAAEMYATTSPAVLPFGLGPDKQGVNATQCARGRAILRSLTGNLEVPGGDNISLAGDIAKIHDWTALECNDMISAEQRAKQLGSDEYPFFGFPGWERNTAANAKLPEGYLAPPEAWHSNLAHARPVMDAILTGKPYPVTAAITLANNPLLALPNTQHVFEALKALKLYVVMEYYMTPSAAMADYVLPASTTVEQPEMWLTRDFCVACPQGIDKIEERRDSYYFYRQLGLRLGQEEHWPWETVEDVYDYCLDPLGLTFKQLAERNGVFGEREYRRYEKYGFGTPSGKVELKSSIFEELGASPVPVYREPVWSPKSEDPDLTREYPLILITGSRYLPMYHSEQRQIEKARKKVPDPLVSIHPDTAAKLGLAEGDWAVISTPQGSIRQRVRITDAMHPSTVDAQHSWWFPERNGKLPELFGVFESNTNMLCPDDPEFCSPEIGSWPHTALMCRVEKE, from the coding sequence ATGGAAGTACGCAGAAGCTATTGCGGTCTCTGTCATCCCCGGTGCGGCACGCTGCTGCACATCGAGGGCGGCAAGGTCGTCAAGATCACCGGGGACCCCGATCATCCGATTTCTCGCGGAGTCCTATGCGAGCGCGGCCGGTTGATGCTGGACCATATCTACCATCCCGACCGTCTGAATCACCCCCTGAAGAGGGTCGGTGAACGGGGCGAGGGGCGCTGGGAGCGGATCAGCTGGGAACAGGCCCTGGACGAGGTGGCCGAAAAGCTGGCCAAGCTCCGGGACCAGCACGGGCCCGAGACCCTGGCCTTCACGCACGGGACCAAGCGGACCTATCACTGGGACTGCCGCCGGTTCTTCAACCTGTTCGGCTCGCCCAACACCTGCGGCGTGAACACCATCTGCATGTGCCCGAGCTACGCCACCGAATACGCCACCTACGGCGGCATGGTCATGGGCAGCGAGATTCCGGGCGCGAAGTGCGTGGTCCTGTGGGGGCATAACTCCTCCAAGTCGTACCCGACCTTCACGTACCCCATGATCAACGGGGCCCAGAAGCACGGGGCCAAGCTCATCGTGGTGGACCCGCGCCGGATCAAGGAGGCCGAAAAGGCCGACCTGTGGCTGCAGATCCGGCCCGGCACGGACATGGCCATGATGATGGGCTGGATGCGCCACATCATCGCGGAGGAACTCTACGACAAGGATTTCGTGGCCAATTACACCATCGGCTTCGACGAGCTCAAGGAGGCCGTGGAGGCCTACACGCCGGAAAAGGTCGAGGAGATCACCTCGGTCCCGGCCTCGCTCATGGTCCAGGCGGCGGAGATGTACGCCACGACCTCCCCGGCCGTGCTGCCTTTCGGCCTGGGGCCGGACAAGCAGGGTGTCAACGCCACCCAGTGCGCCAGGGGGCGGGCCATCCTGCGCTCCCTCACCGGCAACCTGGAGGTTCCGGGCGGCGACAACATCAGCCTGGCGGGCGACATCGCCAAAATCCATGACTGGACAGCGCTGGAATGCAACGACATGATTTCCGCGGAGCAGCGGGCCAAGCAGCTCGGCAGCGACGAGTATCCGTTCTTCGGTTTCCCCGGTTGGGAACGGAACACGGCGGCCAACGCCAAGCTCCCCGAGGGCTATCTGGCCCCGCCCGAGGCGTGGCACTCGAACCTGGCCCACGCCAGGCCCGTCATGGACGCCATCCTGACCGGCAAGCCCTATCCGGTGACCGCCGCCATCACCCTGGCGAACAATCCGTTGCTCGCACTGCCCAACACTCAGCACGTGTTCGAGGCTCTCAAGGCACTCAAGCTCTACGTGGTCATGGAATACTACATGACCCCGTCCGCGGCCATGGCCGACTACGTCCTCCCCGCGTCCACCACGGTGGAGCAGCCCGAGATGTGGTTGACCCGTGATTTCTGCGTGGCCTGCCCGCAGGGCATCGACAAGATCGAGGAGCGCCGCGACAGCTACTACTTCTACCGGCAGCTGGGGCTGCGCCTCGGCCAGGAGGAGCACTGGCCGTGGGAGACCGTCGAGGACGTCTACGATTACTGCCTGGACCCTCTCGGCCTGACCTTCAAGCAGTTGGCCGAGCGGAACGGCGTGTTCGGTGAAAGGGAGTACCGGCGGTACGAGAAGTACGGCTTCGGCACCCCGTCCGGCAAGGTCGAACTCAAGTCCTCGATTTTCGAGGAGCTGGGCGCGTCCCCGGTGCCCGTGTACCGCGAGCCCGTGTGGAGCCCCAAGAGCGAGGACCCGGACCTTACCCGGGAATACCCGCTCATCCTGATCACCGGCAGTCGGTACCTGCCCATGTATCACTCGGAACAGCGGCAGATCGAAAAGGCCCGCAAGAAGGTCCCCGATCCCCTGGTCTCGATCCATCCGGACACGGCCGCCAAGCTTGGGCTGGCCGAAGGGGACTGGGCCGTGATCTCCACCCCGCAGGGGTCCATCCGCCAGCGCGTTCGCATCACGGATGCCATGCACCCGAGCACGGTGGACGCGCAGCATTCCTGGTGGTTCCCGGAACGCAACGGCAAGTTGCCCGAGCTGTTCGGCGTGTTCGAGTCCAACACCAACATGCTCTGCCCTGACGATCCCGAGTTCTGCAGCCCGGAGATCGGCAGCTGGCCCCATACGGCGCTCATGTGCCGCGTTGAAAAGGAATAG